One Arachis hypogaea cultivar Tifrunner chromosome 18, arahy.Tifrunner.gnm2.J5K5, whole genome shotgun sequence genomic window, AATCTCCAGGCCTTAGACCTTTCACGCAACAACTTATCTGGCTttattccttcttgcttgaacAAGATACGATTTTCAGAAGAAAGTTATGATACACCGAGTAGAATACCTGGATTCTCTTCAAGAGGTGTAGACATCATCGAGAAAACTTTGATGCTTGTTTTGATGCTTTTGTTTATGGAACAGAAAGTGCAATTCACAATAAAAGCTTCTTCTCGTGAATATAAAGGTGATATACTTGAAGACATATCAGTATTAGATTTGTCATCTAACCAATTGACGGGAAAAATTCCTTATCAGATAGGAAATTTACGTgacctttatgcacttaacctgtcCAACAATAATCTGAGTGGATCAATTCCAAAGAGCTTCAAGAAATTGCAAAGTATAGAGAGCTTGGATCTTTCAAATAACAAATTGAGCGGACAGATCCCACTTGAGTTACAAGACTTGCACTCATTAGCTATCTTGAATGTGTCTTACAACAACTTATCAGGTAGTGATCAAGGACAATTTGGCACCTTTGGTGATAGCAACTACAAAGGAAACCCATATCTCTCTTGGGGTATTAGCAATAGAAGAATTGCAGCATCGCCACTATCTCCCATTCAATTGGATGAGGTAAACCACGATGATTCTTCAGTGGATTCCACTTCCTTCTATTGGAGTTTTGTTGCCACCTTTGTCACGGTGCTCTTGGCAATGCTGACGATCCTTTGGGTCAATCCTCATTAGCGCGGAGCGtggttttattttattgaagGAGTTCTTCTCAAATGTTTTGGTGGACTTCTTAGAGATGCATTCTActaggaaaaagaaaattgtgTATGATCTATCTTGCTAGCTTGCTTAAGAAGCCATACTTGTATAGCATCACTCAAGAAGAATAAAGTTTGTATGCACTTCTGAACTATTTCTATCTCTCAAATTCCCATAACTTTGTTTTTAATGTCATTTAGTAGTTGTGTGCTAGTAATATGTTTTACTATCACAAATTCACAGTGTGCTAAATGTATGCTAAAATATGGTGTTATTAATTAGataaaaagtaaatattaaatacatattaaattagttgttatatatttatatataaatatatattttaatttttaatatatattttatattttaatatatattttatacaaataattaattttagttttaattttaattttaattttaatattaattttaatatacaattaGCATCATTGTTAAATCAAACTTGATAAATTTTACGTTATTGCTGTCAACGAAAGAAGACTCAAGAAGATATTAATCATGCCAAATATCGTATAATTCAAAGGTTTCATTATCTATTCTATCATATGAAAATTTGAGTTTTTGTACTTATTCATAAAGTTAACGTGACATACTTTtaagagtatttttttttattttttttaactcattaaatataattcattatgatggattaattatattaactaattaatttaattagatatttaagtatcacacaatttaatattttgtatatcaattaattgaatataataaatacaaattaatttagttaaaagttaattgttttatagttttctatatatataaatatgacagaataaaattgtaaaaataatctttttatcactttagtattttaactcttttttttacgtgtaattttgttttgtactaactttgtttatttaatgataaaatatactcgtgttaattttattatataatagtctatttttctctcatatattttgatttgtataattattattgATCTTgctgttagtttttattttcttgaattgttttttttatgacatgataatttaaaaaaaaaaagcaaaaaaaaatatagcCAAAAATGGAGGCTAAAAGTCTAAAGCAGCAAGATCAGTcctcaacattattattattgatatgaattttattatttcttttctaacattctttaatatgagctttatttcttattattctttattattattaatatttttattatttttctctaattataattctccttataataattttttgataaaatatttttttagtctaatagatttttttctatttttgtcaaaaataatatatataaaaagaaaaaaagaagatacaaattaaattttaaaatttaaatttaaataaaatgtgCAAAGTGCAACTATTGAATTGAAATCTAGAATTCATCATTTGATAGATTTAAACTCTTTGTATTATCgtcattgaaaatttcaaatactattataaaattttagatattttttatcttattgttcTTAAATTATACATTATACTGTTTATTTgaagagttttatttttttttaaataagtgtgacattatatacttttttGGATATAAAGAAATAATGAAGTTGAAgtgaataacaaaattaattatataataagatacaaatttttagaatttctaacacaattgacaaattttttgttttaaaataaaataatttcatttcaattttagtTCTTTCCATCCGATCTGATGAGAATTCTTTTCCTATGCCAATGGCTccattttttttaagatatcAATCTTATTTTAGCAAATAGAAATATATGACGGGCTTTAGGGGAAAAAAAAGGGAAGAGGGGCTCGCTTTTCAATCTTGCCGCACAACTCATATCGGCAAACTTCATTGTTTTGTTAAGGTTTCTACACTTTATGATGGAGCTGACATGACATACTCTGGAGAGTATTTCtcggtttaattattttaactcattcaatacaatttattacaataaCTTAGCTATATCAGCTTATTGATTTGATTAGAATAGGAATggctttggtatacaggaaaggtgaagaataggaacgTGGTTGGTATTAttatggataagcagtggaagaaggacgcaGTGGATgccaagagggtgggagatcggatcatctctatcaaacttgtggtggagggaggtgcttttcatgtgattagcgcctatgcaccccAAGTGGGTTtagacgaacaacacaagataaggttttgggaggatctagagagtttggtctaaggcatactggtgcacgaaattgtgatcatcaatggcgccaacaacttggtacgcacaattgtaatctcaactctttttcacaattccgcacaactaaccaacaagtgtactggatcgtccaagtaataaaccttacgtgagtaagggtcaatcccacggagattgtcggcttgaagtaagctatggtcatcttgtaaatctcagtcaggcggattcaaatggttatggaggattgataattaaaagatgaataaaagataaaataagatagaaatacttatgtaattcattggtgagaatttcagataagcgtatgaagatactTTGCTCCTCCTGAacttctactttcctattgtcttcatccaatcattcatactcctttccatggcaagctgtatgttgggtttcaccgttgtcaatggctacctcccgtcctcttagtgaaaatggtccaaatgcgctgtcaccgcatggctaatcatctgtcggttctcgatcatgttggaataggatccattgatccttttgtgtctgtcactacgcccaacactcgcgagtttgaagctcgtcacagccatccctttccagatcctactcggaataccacagacaaggtttagactttccggatctcaggaatagccgccaataattctagcctataccacgaaggttctaatcttagattagaaacccaagagatatacattcaagcttgttgcatgtagaatggaagtggttgtcaggcacgcgttcataggtgagaatggtgatgagtgtcacataatcatcacattcatcatgttcttgagtgcgaatgaatatcttagaataagaataagcttgaattgaatagaaaaacaatagtactttacattaattcatgaagaacagcagagctccacaccttaatctatggtatgtagaaactccaccgttgaaaatacataagaacaaggtctaggcatggccgtgaggccagcccccataaagatctaagatagcataagactaatcgaagatgaaaatacaatagcagaaggtcctatttatagagaactagtagcctagggtttactaaaatgagtaaatgatgcagaaatctacttccaggcccacttggtgtgtgcttgggctgagcattgaagctttcacgtgtagaggcttctcttggagttaaacgctagcttttgtgccagtttgggcgtttaactccagcttttatgccagttctggcgttttgacgccagaatttttatgctgacttggaacgccggtttgggccatcaaatataaggtaaagtatgaactattatatattgctggaaagcccacgatatctactttccaacgcaattcagagcgcgccaattgggcttctgtagctccagaaaatccacttcgagtacaggaaggtcagaatccaacagcatctgcagtcctttttcagcctctaaatcagatctttcctcaggtccctcaatttcagccagaaaatacctgaaatcatagaaaaccacaaaactcatagtaaagtttagaaatataatttttaattaaaaactaataaaaatataataaaaactaactaaaacatactaaaaactacctaaaaatagtgccaaaaagcgtataaattttccgctcatcacaacactaaacttaaattgttggttgtccccaagcaactgaaaatcaaataggataaaaagaagagaatatacaatgaatttcaaaaatatctatgaagatcagtcttaattagatgagcggggctattagctttttgcttctgaatagttttggcatctcactttatcctttgaagttcagaatgattggcaactataggaactcagaatttagatagtgttattgattctcctagttcagtatgttgattcttgaacacagctactttatgagtcttggccgtgaccctaagcactttgttttccagtattaccactggatacaaaaatgtcacagacacataactgggtgaaccttttcagattgtgactcagctttgctagagtccctaattagaggtgtccagagctcttaagcacactctttttttttgctttggaccacgactttaaccgctcagtctcaagcttttcacttgacaccttcacgccacaagcacatggttagggacagcttggtttagccgcttaggccaggattttattcctttaggccttcctatccactgatgctctaagccttgggtcctttttatttttacccttgccttttggtttaaagggcaattggctttttttgcttgcttttttttttcgccattctctctttttttttctgcaagctttttattcactgccttttcttgcttcaagaataattttttatgatttttcagattatcaataacatttctccttttccatcattcttttaagagccaacaattttaacattcataaacaacaaattcaaaaatatgcactgttcaagcattcattcagaaaacaaagaggattgccaccacatcaaaataattaatctgttttaaaattcgaaattcatgtacttctttttttttttcttttttttaattaaaatatttttttatttaagaaaggtgatagattcataggacgtTTCATAGCTtaaaggcatagacactaagacactaatgatcatgtagtaaagacacaaacataaataaaacataaagcataattttcgaaaaatagaaaaataagaacaaggaaattaaagaacgggtccaccttagtgatggcggcttgttcttcatcttgaagatcttatggagtgcttgagctcctcaatgtctcttccttgcttttgttgctcctccctcatgactctttggtcttctctaatttcatggaggaggattgaatgctcttggtgctccacccttatttgtcccatattggaacttaattcttcaagggaggtgttaattttctcccaatagttttctggaggaaaatgcatcccttgaggcatctcaggaacttcatgatgaggaatttcctcatgctcttggtgaggttctcttgtttgctccatccctttcttagtgatgggcttgtcctcatcaatgaggatgtcttcctctatgtcaattccagttgaattgcagaggtgactgatgagcggataacttatacgctttttggcattgtttttacatagtttttagtatgatttaattagtttttaatatatttttattagtttttaaataaaaatcacatttctggactttactatgagtttgtgtgtttttctgtgatttcatatattttctggctgaaattgagggacctgagcaaaaatctgattcagaggctgaagaaggactgcagatgctgttggattctgacctccctgcactcaaagtggattttctggagctacagaagtccaaattatgcactctcaattgcgttggaaagtagacatccagagctttccagaaatatataatagtccatactttgcctgagttttaatgatgcaaactggcgttcaactccaaggaagacctctacacgtgaaagcttcaatgttcagtccaagcacacaccaagtgggcccgaaagtggatttctgcatcatttacttatttctgtaaccctagtaactagtttagtataaatagaacattttactattgtgttagacatctttggattatcttttatcttttgatcatattttgatgattgaaccctctttgggaggctggccattcggccatgcatggaccattatcacttatgtattttcaacggtagagtttctacacaccatagattaaggtgtggagctctgttgttcctcatgaattaatgcaaagtactattgtttttctattcaattaaagcctatttcttctctaagatattcattcgcacacaagaacatgatgaatgtgatgattatgtgacgctcatcaccattctcacttatgaacgcgtgcctgacaaccgcttccgttctacatgcaaacaagcttgaatgtgtatctcttagcctcctgatcgtgagatcagagtcttcatggtataggctagcattattggcggccattcttgagtccgaaaagtctaaaccttgtctgtggtattccgagtaggatctgggaagggatggctgtgacgagcttcaaactcgtgagtgctgggcgtagtgacagacgcaaaaggattactgaatcctattccagtatgatcgagaaccgacagatgattagccgtgcggtgacagcgctttttggaccattttcactgagaggacgggaagtagccattgacaacggtgatgccctacataaagcttgccatggaaaggagtatgaaggattggatgaagcagtaggaaaatagaggttcagaaggaataaaagcatctccatacgcttatctgaaattctcaccaatgaattacataagtatctctatcattattttacgttttatttatcttttcattattaaaactctataaccatttgaatccgtctgactgagatttacaaggtgaccatagcttgctttaagccgacaatctccatgggattgacccttactcacgtaaggtttattacttggatgacccagtgcacttgctagttagttgttcgaagttgtgacaaagaactaagattataaacgtgcgtataaagtttttggcaccgttaccaaggaatgaacgatcacgatttcgcataccaagtttttggcgccgttaccggggaatgaacgatcacgattttgcataccaagtttttggcgccgttgccggggattgttcgagtttggacaactgacggttcatcttgttgctcagattaggtaattttattttaattctaagctttttatttttattaattttatctttattttcgaaaaattttcaaaaaaaatatttttaaaataaataaatcattctatgttcttcaaaatttttaagaatgaattctagagtttcacgaTGATCTGTTGAattctggctggctgtgaagccatgtctaatcctttggacctagatttcaacttatcatcacaagagtccGTAGATTCTCATCTAATCAGCTGTTATATGTCTGATTTGTATTTGCTGaaacttggctggccattggccaggtctagtgttttggactggagctttcactgaaagcttggctggctagtaagccatgtctaattcctggaccggaactttagactaacatttcatgattcctggaattcttattaaaaattttgaaatccttatttttctttccaaataattttcgaaaaatccaaaaaaaatttaataaaatcataaaaacaaaaaatttgatgtttcttgtttgagtcttgtgtcaaattttaagtttggtgtcaattgcatgcttttaatttttctttaaattttcgaagaacacatgcattgagtctctttcttgttcttcatgatcttcaagttgttcttgacaagtcttcttgtttgatcttcatattttcttgttttgtgtcttttcttgtttttcatatgcattttcaatttgttagtgtctaaacattaaaaatttttaagtttggtgtcttgcatattttcttgtcttaaaaattttcaaaaataagtttttggtgttcatcttgacattcaaagtgttcttggttttcatcttgacattcaaagtgttcttgcatgcatcatgtgttttgattcagaattttcatgttttgagtctttttgttgtttttctctttcttcattaaaaattcaaaaataaaaaaaatatttttcccttattcactcataaattttcgaaaatttgagttgactttttcaaaaatttttaaaatctagttattttttatgagtcaaatcaaattttcaatttaaaaattctatctttttcaaatcttttaaaaaaaatcaaatctttttcatttttctttaataatttttaaattttcaaaatttattttcaaaaatattttttaattctatttgatattttcgaaattaatgctaacaattaatgtgattgattcaaaaaaattttaagtttgttacttacctagtaagaaaggttcaatctttaaatttttaaatcatatctttttgtttcttgttagacaagtaatcaactttaattttcaaaataaaatctttttaaatttctttttcaatttttttttcaaaataagtttcaatcacatctttttcaaaatcttttctaacttcttatcttttcaaaaattgattttcaaatatttttcaattaactacttgactttttgtttgattttaaaagtttactatttcaatcatatctttttcaaaactacctaactaattctctctctaattttcgaaaatcaccttcctctttttcaaaattcctttttaattaactaattgttttaacttttaatttaatttaatttttctttttttttaaatttttgaattttaattttaattttaaattaaaaacaaaaatatttttctcttcttttaaattatttttgaaaattcttctctctcaccttctcctaattatttattcatctactaacacttctcttcttcttaaaaattcgaaccatctccctctttctgtgttcgaatttcttttcttcttctactcacataaaggaatctctatactgtgacatagaggatttctcttcttttctgttttcttctttttcatatgagcaggaacaaggataagagcattcttgttgaagccgatcctgaacctgaaaggactctaaagaggaagctaagggaagctaaagcacaactctctggagaaaatctgacagaaattttcgaaaaagaaggagacatggccgaaaataataacaatgcatgaaagatgcttggtgactttactgcacccaatttcaacttacatggaagaagcatctcaatcccagccattggagcaaacaattttgagctaaagcctcaattagtttctctgatgcaacagaactgcaagtttcatggacttccatcagaagatccttttcagttcttaactgaattcttgcagatctgtgatactgtcaagaccaatggggttgactccgaggtctacaggcttatgcttttcccgtttgctgtaagagacagagctagaatatggttggactttcaacctaaagatagactgaactcttgggataagctagtcacgtcTTTCTTAGCcatgttctttcctcctcaaaagcttagcaagcttagagtggatgttcaaaccttcaaacagaaagaaggtgaatccctctatgaagcttgggagagatacaagcaactgaccaaaaagtgtccttctgacatgctttcagaatggaccatcctggatatattctatgatggtctgtctgagttatcaaagatgtcattggaccattctgcaggtggatccattcacctaaagaaaaatcctacagaagctcaggaactcattgacatggttgcaaataaccagttcatgtacacttctgaaaggaatcctgtgagtaatgggacgcctcagaggaatggagttcttgaaattgatactctgaatgccatattggctcagaacaaaatattgacttagcaagtcaatatgatttctcagagtctgaatggattgcaagctccATCCAACAGTattaaagaagcatcttctgaagaagaagcttatgatcctgagaaccctgcaatagctgaggtgaattacatgggtgaaccctatggaaacacctataatccctcatggagaaatcatctaaatttctcatggaaggatcaacaaaatccttaacaaggctttaataatggtggaagaaacaggtttagcaatagcaaaccttttccatcatccactcagcaacagatagagaattctgagcagaatccatctagcttagcaaatatagtctctgatctatctaaggccactttaagtttcatgaatgaaacaaggtcctccattagaaatttggaggcacaagtgggccagctgagtaaaagggtcactgaaacccctcctagtactctcttaagtaatacagaagagaatccaaaaagagagtgcaaggccattaccttacttggtgtggccgaacccaaagaggaggaggaggacgtgaatcctagtgaggaagacctcctgggacgctcaatgaccaataaggagtttccctttgaggaaccaaaggaatctgaggctcatcaagagaccatagagattccattgaaccttcttttaccattcatgagctctgatgactattcatcttctgaagaagatgaagacattgctgaagagcaagttgctcaatatttaggagcaatcatgaagctgaatgccaaattatttggtaatgagacttgggaagatgaacctcccttgctcaccaatgaactaaatgcattggataggcagaaattacctcaaaagaaataggatcctggtaaatttctaattccctgtaacataggcaccatgacctttgagaaggctctgtgtgacctggggtcgggcataaacttaatgccactctctgtaatggagaaactgggaatctttgaggtgcaagctgccagaatctcattagagatggcagacaactcaagaaaacaggcttatggataagtagaggatgtgttagtaaaggttgaaggcctttacatccctgctgatttcataatcctagacactgggaaggatgaggatgaatccatcatccttggaagatccttcctagccacagcaaaagatgtgattgatgtggacagaggagagttagtccttcaactgaatgaggactaccttgtatttaagactcaaggttctccttcggtaaccatggagaggaagcatgaaaagcttctctcactgctgagtcaaccaaagcccccacagtcaaactctaagtttggtattgggaggccacaaccaaactctaagtttggtgttgaatccccacattcaaactctaagtttggtgttgggaggtcccaacaatgctctgaacatctgtaaggctccatgagagctcactgtcaagctattgacattaaagaagcgcttgttgggaggcaacccaatgttatttaattatatctattttatttttattgttatttcatgttttattaggttgatgatcatatgaaGTCACAAGAAcaactgaaaaattaaaaatagaatcaaaaacagcagaagaaacagcacaccctagaggaagagcactctggcatttaaacgccagaaacaagcatcaacctggcattaaacgccagaaacaggctacatttgggcgtttaacaccaaaaacaggcagcagtctggcgttaaatgccaggattgcactgcaagggcgtttacacgcctaatagGAGCATGGATGATACCtccttgacccctctggatctgtagaccccacaggatccccacctaccccacctattcttccctcctcttcacaccttttcataacactcttccccaaatacccttcaccaatcacctccatacctcttccccaaatgcccttaaccactcacatccatccactcttccccataaaccccacctacctctaaaattcaaattcttttccctcccaaacccaaccctaatggccgaaacctaccctccaccccacccctatataaacacctcaacactactccattttTGCACATTACAACCATCacttctaccccttggccgaatacaccttctccctctatcacctccattttcttcttcttctactactttctttcttcttttgctcggggacgagcaatccttttaagtttggtgtggtaaaagcattgctttttatttttccataaccattaatggcacctaaggccagagaaacctcaagaaagaggaaagggaaggcaattgcttccacctctgagtcatgggagatggagaaattcatctcaaaagctcatcactaagaaatggatggagcaaacaagagagcccactcatggacctcaataagagcatgagg contains:
- the LOC112769927 gene encoding cuscuta receptor 1-like produces the protein MDNNQLNGTLPSFTGNPKLVLLFASRNNFQGSITREFCRLGLAILDLSFNNLSGTLPPSCLNRSFINLQGNSITGKIPEAPTNMSVLMDLSDNKFTGSIPESIYSLPNLRYLLLAGNDLQGQLSSQICQLKNLQALDLSRNNLSGFIPSCLNKIRFSEESYDTPSRIPGFSSRGVDIIEKTLMLVLMLLFMEQKVQFTIKASSREYKGDILEDISVLDLSSNQLTGKIPYQIGNLRDLYALNLSNNNLSGSIPKSFKKLQSIESLDLSNNKLSGQIPLELQDLHSLAILNVSYNNLSGSDQGQFGTFGDSNYKGNPYLSWGISNRRIAASPLSPIQLDEVNHDDSSVDSTSFYWSFVATFVTVLLAMLTILWVNPH